Proteins encoded together in one Impatiens glandulifera chromosome 1, dImpGla2.1, whole genome shotgun sequence window:
- the LOC124922703 gene encoding GTP-binding protein OBGC, chloroplastic yields MAFSISLSIQSSYFSPQARAIPKPLKPQYNKKNSTTKQKTRTLHKLRTKKDVSVLPPTPVTPGTGGDATSYTRLPAKDDFFIDSTEFSLQPSSEVKLSESSPLQILSKKQIGQRMGEFEVGGGKFEENSSFGYGKFEVFEVNSESDNDDDASEDEDEELMLQQGGSENVFDGMEEDELPVKEKGVPAVMRCFDRAKIFVKAGDGGNGVVAFRREKFVPFGGPSGGDGGRGGGIYFEVDVSLNSLLPFRQSIHFRAERGQHGRGSQQHGAKGDDVIVKVPPGTVIKAAGEDSESGVVLMELLHPGQKALLLPGGKGGKGNTAFKSRLNRVPRIAENGEEGPEMWLELELKLVADVGIIGAPNAGKSTLLSVVSSARPEIANYPFTTLLPNLGVVSFDYDRTMVVADLPGLLEGAHRGFGLGHEFLRHTERCSVLVQVVDGSSEQPEMEYDAVRLELELFNPELSEKPCLVAYNKMDLPEAYEKWVSFKENLEGRGIRCFCMSAATGKGTHEVISAAYELILAQKEANINQGCTEDVNLNHVAEMVKKQRTAPINEFEITRDEGNNTWTVVGSGLQRFAQMTNWRYIDSERRFQHVLEACGVYKSLSKLGVKEGDTVFVGEMEMIWNDSNGRTGPSNLKKSSSDSIRWPKWN; encoded by the exons ATGGCTTTctctatttctctctctatccaATCCTCATATTTCTCTCCACAGGCACGAGCTATACCCAAGCCTCTTAAACCTCAGTACAATAAGAAGAACTCCACCACCAAACAAAAGACCAGGACACTTCACAAGCTTCGAACGAAGAAGGATGTCAGTGTCCTACCACCGACGCCTGTCACCCCTGGAACCGGCGGGGATGCCACGAGCTACACCCGGCTCCCTGCGAAAGATGACTTCTTTATCGACTCTACCGAGTTCTCTCTACAACCATCGTCCGAGGTTAAGCTTTCTGAGTCGTCTCCGCTTCAGATTCTTTCAAAGAAGCAAATCGGGCAGAGAATGGGAGAATTCGAAGTGGGTGGAGGTAAATTTGAGGAAAACTCAAGTTTTGGGTACGGGAAATTCGAAGTCTTTGAGGTGAATTCGGAATCCGATAACGACGATGACGCTTCCGAGGATGAGGACGAAGAATTAATGCTTCAGCAAGGGGGGTCAGAGAATGTATTCGATGGAATGGAAGAAGATGAGTTGCCTGTGAAGGAAAAGGGAGTGCCAGCGGTGATGAGATGTTTCGACAGGGCAAAGATCTTCGTAAAAGCCGGCGATGGTGGCAACGGCGTAGTCGCATTTCGCCGTGAGAAATTCGTTCCATTTGGTGGTCCTTCTGGAGGTGATGGAGGAAGAGGTGGTGGCATCTACTTTGAAGTAGATGTCTCCTTAAATTCCTTACTACCTTTCCGTCAAAGCATCCATTTCCGTGCTGAAAGGGGTCAGCACGGCCGGGGAAGCCAACAGCACGGTGCAAAAGGAGATGATGTAATAGTAAAGGTGCCGCCTGGAACCGTGATTAAGGCCGCCGGTGAAGATAGTGAAAGCGGCGTTGTACTGATGGAGCTTCTGCATCCAGGTCAGAAAGCATTGTTATTGCCAGGTGGAAAAGGTGGAAAGGGAAACACAGCGTTCAAGTCTAGGTTGAATAGAGTACCCAGAATTGCAGAAAATGGAGAAGAGGGTCCAGAAAT GTGgctggaattggaattgaaactGGTGGCCGATGTTGGAATAATCGGTGCTCCAAATGCAGGAAAAAGTACACTTCTCAGTGTTGTCAGCTCAGCTCGACCTGAAATCGCAAACTATCCATTCACCACTTTACTTCCAAATCTAGGCGTTGTTTCATTTGATTACGACAGAACAATGGTTGTCGCGGATTTGCCAGGTTTACTCGAGGGAGCTCACCGAGGTTTTGGTTTAGGCCATGAATTTCTTCGTCACACAGAAAGATGTTCTGTTCTG GTACAAGTTGTTGATGGTTCATCTGAACAGCCAGAAATGGAATACGATGCAGTTCGGCTTGAGTTAGAATTGTTTAATCCAGAGCTTTCTGAAAAACCATGTTTGGTAGCTTATAACAAAATGGATCTTCCAGAAGCATATGAGAAATGGGTATCATTCAAGGAAAATCTTGAAGGACGTGGCATTAGATGTTTTTGTATGAGTGCTGCCACTGGAAAGGGAACCCACGAAGTGATCTCTGCAGCTTATGAACTCATACTGGCTCAAAAAGAAGCCAATATAAATCAAG GCTGTACTGAAGATGTGAATCTGAATCATGTGGCTGAGATGGTGAAAAAGCAACGAACAGCACCTATTAACGAGTTTGAGATCACACGCGATGAAGGCAACAATACCTGGACTGTAGTTGGTTCTGGTTTGCAACGATTTGCTCAAATGACCAATTGGCG TTACATAGATTCAGAAAGAAGATTTCAGCACGTCTTGGAAGCATGTGGGGTATACAAGTCTCTGTCTAAACTTGGTGTAAAGGAGggtgacaccgtttttgttggagag ATGGAGATGATATGGAATGACTCTAATGGCCGAACTGGGCCTTCAAATTTGAAGAAGAGCTCATCTGATTCCATTAGATGGCCTAAATGGAATTAA
- the LOC124926234 gene encoding ethylene-responsive transcription factor LEP-like translates to MSTTSKNPDTKTATNSTQMTFSLLQRNTSPPQPGERRGRRKPAEPGRFLGVRRRPWGRYAAEIRDPTTKERHWLGTFDTAHEAALAYDRAALSMKGMQARTNFVYSEPNIAFHSSIISPEFLITTTTTTTPPPPTNNNHNTKQTLVSSCQADTWQQTESAPIVSDNDTCSQSSYGSSPNETNNYFSFFKQTDTNSGYLSCIVPDSCLNPPPPPPPQQPTQPAIHDYDHEFDQNPSLIQLDGYGDHFGFNYGSSSYDDHQYHHDDQLLTWGTNYSCELSAVINSPTLMVGDDYDRSYGDGAGMMMGQEEAAPSSATYGVDFGYSLF, encoded by the coding sequence ATGTCGACCACTTCAAAAAATCCCGACACTAAAACCGCCACTAATTCAACCCAAATGACATTCTCCCTTCTCCAACGCAACACTTCCCCGCCTCAACCCGGGGAGAGGAGGGGAAGGAGAAAACCGGCCGAACCAGGCCGGTTCCTCGGAGTAAGAAGAAGACCATGGGGAAGATATGCAGCCGAAATAAGAGACCCTACAACCAAAGAAAGACATTGGCTTGGAACTTTTGATACTGCCCATGAAGCTGCCCTTGCTTATGATAGGGCTGCCCTTTCCATGAAGGGTATGCAAGCTAGAACCAACTTTGTTTATTCTGAACCAAACATAGCCTTCCATTCTAGTATCATCTCGCCGGAGTTCCtcatcaccaccaccaccaccaccactcctcctcctcctactaataataatcataataccAAACAAACCCTAGTTAGCTCGTGTCAGGCTGACACGTGGCAGCAAACTGAAAGTGCTCCAATTGTTTCTGATAATGACACATGTTCACAATCATCGTACGGTTCATCACCTAATGAGACCAATAACTACTTCAGTTTCTTCAAACAAACTGACACTAATTCTGGATATCTAAGTTGTATTGTCCCTGATAGCTGCTTGAACCCACCGCCGCCGCCACCGCCGCAGCAGCCGACACAACCAGCCATCCATGATTATGATCATGAATTTGATCAAAACCCTTCATTAATTCAGTTGGATGGTTATGGAGATCATTTTGGGTTTAACTATGGATCATCATCATATGATGATCATCAATATCATCATGATGATCAGTTGCTGACGTGGGGGACAAATTACTCTTGTGAGCTGTCGGCGGTTATCAACAGTCCTACATTAATGGTCGGAGATGATTATGATCGGAGCTATGGTGACGGCGCCGGAATGATGATGGGTCAGGAAGAGGCTGCACCGTCGTCGGCTACTTATGGAGTTGACTTTGGATACTCTCTCTTCTAA